GGCTGGATATTGACCGTGTGGGAACACAGTTTCATAGAGAAACGAGTTTCTACGAACTGAATCTATTAAAGCTCCAAACCGAAAAAAATTCAGTTCAAGGTAGGGGTTCTAAGCCCCTACCTGGGGCGCAGAGTCCCCACCTGGGCGGCACAGAGTCAGTCAATACTAAAGACACTAATAATGATGAAAATAGGAAATTTGAAAATAGCTATATTGAAATAGATAGTTTGTTTAGATGAAGGAGTAGTAAAGAGATTTAAGAGGGGTTGGTTCTATCTATGCTTACATTTAAATTTCTAGTACTTAAGATCTAAAACCCTGAGGCCAGAAATAAACCCAAGTTGGGAAAAGGCTAGCCAGTCGATTTACACATAATCGTGATTATGCGGCGAAGCGGACGGTGCCGAAGGCACTGCGAATAATCCGCGATTATGTTGAATCGATAGGCGGGTTAAGGCCATGGCGGGTGGCGTAAGTGAAGGCCAGATTTAGGAACCAGTTTTTACAGCCGGGGGGGGGGGAGGTTTGAACTTGGTTCTTGGATTTCGAAGTTACTAAACCCGTAGGTAGGTTTGTAAATCTCTGTGACCCACCATGATAAATTGTCAGGTCCGGGTTTTTACGACTCGACTTATGTAATCCGAAGCTTTTCGCCTTACGTATTCATTTCCGAGTTCGGCAGCCTTGCGTAGCCAGTTGAGCGCCTCCGATTGGCTCTGATTTACACCCAAGCCTTCATAATAGGCTTTGCCAAGTTTAAATTGGGCCGCTGCAAATCCTTGGTCAGCGGCCTTCCGAAACCACCTAGCGGCGAGCTCGTAGTCCTGGGAGTCGTCAAAAGGGATCGAGTAGTGAACACCGAGAAAATACTGAGCATTGGCTAGGCCCATCTCCGCCGCTCTCTCCATTGTGGCCAATGCCGCTGTGGAGTCTCTGGAATCGAGTGATCTTGCAAGTTCATACAACCTCATTGGATCTTCTTCTTCGGCAGCCTGTCGCTGTAGCTCCTCAATCGGAACCTCTTCTTCTCTCTTGCGTGGGCGTTTCTCAGCAGCACGAACTCCTGCGCCAACAATGAAGGCACCAGCTAATACTCCGCCCCATCGGATGATCCACCACAATATGAGGAATCCAATGACGGCAAAGAAGCTTTCGGGCTGGACGACTCCAAATGCAATGGTTCCAGAGATGATCCACCAGACGACAGCGGCAATTTGCATCATTGTAATTTCCTCCTGCTCAATTTTAAGTCTGGATCAGTCGGTTCAAGCGTGGTCGCCTCCTTGGACGCTCCAATCTGATGGTTAGTTGTTATCACCAAGAGAGGCCCTACAGGGGCCCAGAATCGCGTTGCTTCAATTCCGGCCACACTATTCGCTCAATCCTCTTCTATCGCCTCCGGCGGCGTTTGGTACATCGTCAGTGACTTCACGACACCAAAGTATGGCTGCTGGTAATTCATCGCCTCGTTTCTAGTATCAGCACTTCCCCGTGGTTGATGTGTACCATTTTTCAAAAAAGCTCCTTCTACAGAGAGGTGCTTCGACTATTACAAATTGGCTCGAACTGATGCCTTCAGTACCTAATTAAAACATTCTCGTATAACCTTCGTAACCAGCTAATGTTGATGATATTTTGGAATCTAGATTTGCGATTATGTTGAATCGACTGGCGGGTCATGTGGATCAACTTTGTAATTGAAAGTCGGCGAAAAGAACTGATTGGATAAACTTATGGAGCAAAGGGGCGGGCAATGCTCCTTTGTGATGGCGTATTTTTCAATGACTACTTCCCAAGTTTGTTGGGTTAACTTTGACTGCCCCGAATAATTCTATCGTTCAATTACGATTTGTATTTCGATCTTGATTTCAACTGGATTTAAAGGTGGCTCATCTTGATCTTATTCATGTTGAGGTGTGGAAATGACAACTCAATGGACTGTTTAGAATTTGTGTTTGAGTCAAGAATTAGAGCTGAGTGGATGAAAGAAAAGTTGAGTTACTAATAGATGTCTGGCCCAAAAATCTCAGAATCTCAAATCATTGGGAACAAGGGGTATCAAGCATTCATTGCGAATCGCCCAGAGACCTGGATTGTGCAAGATATGTCCGGGGATTCAGATTTTGGCTATGACATATTTCTTCAATATTATGAAGATGGAAGGATGAAGCTCCCGTTCCATGCCCAATTAAAGTCGAGCACAAAATGTTCGAAGTTGCATGGAGATGGTGCCTACTACTCAGAGTCCCTTTATGGAAGCACGCTAAATTACTTTCGCAAATCAGGTTGGCCAATTCTGCTCATCTATGCCGATTTAAGCGATAACGTTCCAGCTAAAGATTCGAAAGTTTTTTATTCGTGGATTCATGAAGAATTCGAAGAAAAACTGGATGGAAAATCAGAGTTTAAAGATGAGAGTTCGTACACATTTCGTATTCCGGTATCTAATCAGCTGACTCCAGAAACAGATATTTCCAGTTTCGCTACCAGACAAGTTAGTACCAACATCGCAGTTGCAAAGCTAATAAAAATTTCAAAGCAGAAGCTTGGCAGTGAGAACCCAAATCAGGAAGGACAGTTTTTTAGTGGTCTAGCGATACTTGCTCAGCGGTTAGAGGGCTCAACAATCGCTCAGATTGCTAACGAAGAAATCCCGGATCTCGTCCAGAAAGAAGCTTTCGCTTCGGAGCTTCATGAAATCAAGAGCTCGATTGACAATGGCCGCCCTGATCGGGCATTGGAGCAAATCGAACACTTGGAGTTAGAAACAGAAGGGGGTGCAGAAGCACTAAAAGCGCGTATTCAGTTTCTAAAAGGCAGAGCATTTGCATTTAAAGGAATCGAGGAAGCAGCTCTCGCTTGTTATCAAATGGCCTTAAGTTTTGATGTCACAAACGAGCAATATGCGGTTGCTGTTTACGAGTCAGAAATACGGGCTTCTGGGGACCCAATTAACGATGGAACAATATGTCGAATTTTGGAGGATCTAGAGGGCACTAATTCTGGAAAGCTTGCTTTGTTGAAGGCACGGCTTTTGGCTAGCAAGGATAGGTTTGAAGAAGCACATTCGATATTAGGTGAATCTTCATGTGGGGAAACTGTTGTAACAAGAGGGATTGTTTGTTTTCAGGAGGGCAATTATTCGGAATCAGCTCGCATTCTTAATCGGGCTATAGCTGATGGTTATCTCTCAGAAAGACAACAGTTGTTGGCAGAAATTTTTAGGTTGAAATCGACCGCTTATGAATTATTCGGAGAATATTATCAGGTATTAAAGCTAGGAAAATTTGACAAAAGCCTACAAAAGGCTGAAGCAAGAGAGCTTTGGGGATGGTTGGTTCATTGTTTGCAACATTTGGAGCAGTCCGGTTGGCCGCCTAACAGTGAACTTGTAGTTGAGGTGCTTGCGAACATTTCGTCTGTAACTGCAAATCAGGCAGAAGCTCATACCTGGATATCAAGAATAAGGGACAGCCGGGGTGAGTCTGACCAGACAAATTCTGCATTAGCGCAAATTTCGTTTGAGCTGGGGCGGTTTGATGACGCAATTAAATTGCTCAAGAGCTTACCTCCCAACCGTATGCGAGCCTATAACTTGGCAGTGTGCTTTTACCAGGTAGGGGATCACACAAATCTAGTTGACATTGTAAAGAATGAAATATCAAACCAATTAGTAGAAGACTCTGATTTGCATGGTGGAGCGCTATGCGTTGGTGCTCTCGCGGCCCATAAGCTTTTTGAAGTTACTGATGAGCAAGAATTTGTTCATGAACTTCGTAAAGAAAACGATTGGCGTGAATACTTGCAACTATATGAGGCATTCAAGCGGATTGAGGATTCGCCACTAGAAAGGCACTCGATTCTTGTCGAATTGTGGGATGCGTACCAATTAGATAGAAGTGCATCAAGAATTGAAGAAAGCCTTTTGGCGAATCTCGATGCATCGCAAAAAGATCAAGCAGAAAAAATAATCCAAATCATTGCTTCTATAAAGGAAAGGAGGCATTTGCAGGAATTTGATGTTGTTAAATGGACACAGGCTTTAATCGAACTGGATCAGCTCGATGAGCTTTTGAAGGTAACTAGTCAAGCTATTTTAGATTTTGAAAAAAGCCTACATCTTCGCGCCATCCATGCGGTTGCTCTAGATCTTTCAGGTCAATCAATTCTGGCTCAAAAACTACTGGAAGACGTGCTGGCTTCGGATTTTTCTCCTGCATTCGTTCTAGAAGCCTATTCCTCGATTGCATATAGGTTTGGCGATACAGACCTTGCGCTAAAGACACTTAAAAGCCTGATTGAATCTACTTCAGATCCTCTTCAGAAAATTTATCTACTAAGGAATCGCTTCAATTTAGAACTGTTTTTGGGGGCAGGCAGTTCAAAATTAACAAGAATTGCTCTGAAAATTGGCGAGTTGGTTGATCCGAAGGATGAAGCCCAGGAGTCAATTTTTCTTCAGCTCTATTTGATGTCTGGCGTGACACGTGACGAAGAAGGCCAAAGCGTTGGGGCTGAGGCTTTTCAATCTCGATTGAGACAGTTTACTGAACGGTTTCCTGACTCTAAATCGCTGAGGTCCGCTGAAATGGACTTAGGCCCATCAGCCCCTAACATTGTTGAGCAGATCAACAGCGCAATCGGTCGGTCCGGAAGTTTTCAAAAGCTGAAGGAAAAATCTGCTCGTGAGTTGAGGTTTGGAGTGAAACTAGTTCCATTCATTGCAAGGCCAAGCGACTTTTTGTTCGAAATACCAGATGTGCTCTATTTATGGGAAGTAAGCAAGTACTCAAGTAAGGATGCAATTGAATATCACGTGCAAAACAGACTTGGGCTGGATAAGAACGAGATTGAATCAAAAAGTGTTGCCGGGGTGCCCTTACTCGATTTGCTAACGCTCATTATTGCTTTTGATCTAGGGGTTTTGGGGTTGATATTCGAGCTTTTCAGGAAAGTGGCAATTTCTAAAGCGACGATAATGTATTTGAGGCATTTGTCTCATCCCGTTTTCGGGAGTCAACTTTCTGAAAAATCTAAGGCAATAAGTGAAGAACTATTCAAACATCTAGTTCAGATTGACCAACCTTCGTCTTTGGCTGCTAAGGCCGGCATTGACGGGAACGTCGGCTATAACCTCCTTCAGGATGCCAAGGAACTCGTGAGTAGGCATGGCTACAGCTATATCTGCGAAGATGCTTTAGCAAGAATTTGGGTTTGTGAAGGAATTGATGGCAGTGTTTCATTCGATATTTCTGACATCCTGGTTTGGTGCTCAACAGAAAGGTTGGTTTCAGAAATAGAGCATGCTCAGTACATCGCAACACTTGCAAATTGGAATTTACGTGGGCTCTTATGCCGAGATAAAGAAGTGGTCGCTTTGGTTGGTGGTGCCCTAGCTGATTGGGATGGTCAATCGCGAGCCGAAGAACTCTTAATGTCAGATTCCTATTTTGTGAAAATGACAAATGCAATTTGGGACTTTACGCAACCTGCAGCATCGATTTTTGGCAGTGCGGCAAGATTGGGGAAAGAGCTGGCATCGCAAACTGGAATTGTTGATGGAGTCCTGGGCGCTTTTAATTCGGTATTTGTTGCAAAAGCAATTGTAAGACCTGACTCTAGATTCAGTGCGGTAGAGGCTGCATCGATGTTATTGATTTTGCAATGCCAAGGGCTCACTGCAGGAGATCCAGAGGTTAAGAAAATATGGAATGCATTTTCTTACGTGGTTGAGAGGGAGTTTGGCGAACGGATGGACCAGAACAAGTGGGAATCAGCAATTCGTGGTGTTGGCGGTATGATCGCTAAAGTGCAAGTTGGGAAACTGGATATAAGTTCACTTGAGGCCAGTGCGGCCGAAACGATTTTTGAAGTTGTTAAGTCGGGATTCACGAGTGACACGCATGACTATGAGTTACTAACTAAAGCATATACAGATGCTGTTACATATTATGTGCTCAATAACAGTGATGAAACTGTGCCGACATAAAATGCATTAGTACAAGGTTTTTGGAAAAGTGTGATTCTAAATTAGGGGTTCGATGTGCAGTCAAAGGTAACCGAAGAATCAAATGAACTTACGTATGACAAGTTCTTTAACAAACAACGAAGGGTAAGTATTCCACTTTTCCAAAGGCGCTATGTCTGGTCTAAAAAAAATCTAGACCAACTTTTAGATGACATATCGGCAATTCAAGATTCTCAGGACTCCGCTCGGTTCTTGGGAACTGTTGTCGCCGTTTCCCGACCGGGTTCATTCGGTGACTACGAAGAAGTTGAAGTTGTAGACGGCCAACAAAGACTCACAACTGTCTATCTATTCTTGGCGGCAATATCTGAGGTGCTCTGCGGCCTTAAAGCATACAAAGATGCAGAACGAATCGTTACTCGTTTTCTTATTTTCCAGGAAAGGGATCTCGAGCATACGACCACATTATTCCCCTCTCTCGAAGATCGAAACGAATTCCAGTACATCATGCAAATTTTGCGCGGAATTGCTGGGCTGTCTGAAGAACTGGACCCATTCGAGATTCGCCCTCCTTCAGTTGAAGGATTAGAGCCTCCGGAGTCAAGGCAGGAAATGCTAGCCCAATATTTCAGAATTCGACGACTCCTAAATGGGATGGTCGAAGATCTGGAAAGTGAGCAGGCTGCGATTGAGGAATTGAAGTCACTTACAGAAATCGTAACTACTCGTTTGACTTTTATATTTCTTAAATTGAGAGACCCTGCCAGCGCCCCTCTTATTTTTGAGAGTTTGAACGAAAAGGGTGTGAAAACGACCATTGGGGATTTGGTTCGAAATGAGATCTTTTCAAAAGTCTATGATGAACCGGCGAGGGCAAAATCGGTTTACTCCAACAACTGGCAACCTTTCTTCTCACGATTTAGTGGAAGCTTTGACGACTACCTTTTTCCGTACTGTCTCTGCCACGATCATACGGTCGCCAAATCAGATTGTTTTCAGGAGCTTCGAAAGCTTTGGAAGGATTTGGATGAGCCAGACGATGTCATAGCTGACTTGTCAAAGTACGCGGAAACGTTTCTGGCGCTTGAGCTAAGAAAAGAGGGTGTCCTTAACGAATGCCTTGATATTCGAGATGCTCTATACCGATTTCATGATGCAAATGTGCCTTCATCGGTTTTCCCGTTTGTGTTTTCTTGTGTAAAAGCGTTTCAAGAGAGTAAATGTTCCAAAGAAGACTTATTGGAAACTCTAAAAATTATCGAATCCTTTTTGATTAGAAGGGCCGTTTGTGGAATTGAGCCCACAGGGCTTCATGCTGTTTTTAAGACGTTGTGGTCTGACATCGGACGCAATGTTTCCCCTACAGAAGCTGCGAAAAAATTGAAATCGATTACCACTCAGGTATGGCCTGAAGATAGCGATGTTATTCATAGTGTGAAAACACGACCGCTATATAGATCGAGGGTGATTAGGTTTCTGCTTCACGAACTTGAGGTTTCTGATGGTGCAGACATGGCAGGGCTCGATTTTGAAATTGAGCACGTTATGCCACAGGCATTGACCAGTGAATGGAAAAACGAAACCGGGATAACGGAAGAGGAGCATGAAAGGTTAAAAGATACTCTGGGTAATCTGGTCACATTGTCCCAGCCCCTCAATCAGAAAGTTCGGCAATCTGTGTTTTCGAAGAAGAGACAGGAGTATCGGTTGAAATCAAAATTTGCATTGGCGAGATCGGTGGCCGATACCCATAACGAATGGACAAAAAGAACCATTGAAGTGCGTAATGAGCAAATCGGACTTTGGATTAATCAGACTTGGGCAAGAGATTGATTGTTGCTATGTGCGAGATTTTGACGGTAGGGCGAATAACTAGAGTGTTCTGAAATTAGTCGTTAGCTTTTGTGATGAGAGACAAAATTTCGGTAGGTTGTCTGCATCCAAAGTCTTAGTTCCGGGTTCCAGTCTCAATTATCGTGTGCCTTTGTGGCCAATGCTTAAGTGCAACATTTCCTTGTGCGAATCAAGCATGAGTACAGCACTTAGTTATTACTGTAACGAAATCAAGCTTTAGTCAGTTTGTAGCAAGTAACTATAAAGTAATTCGAGAGCCAAAATTTACAAGCCCACTAGTACTTTGTGGTTCGAACTGATAACGAAATTTACTTGATCGTTTTCAAGCACGAATATTCTAATTGGCATTCAAATTTAACCAGATCGAATATGACTTCCTGCTACCTGGAATTCGCACGAATGTGAAGATGAAT
This genomic interval from Marinihelvus fidelis contains the following:
- a CDS encoding helix-turn-helix domain-containing protein, which encodes MNQDYKINYVDLVIHADIPSPTMKHILLTIAALANENGKCRPSISRLAKLTGFDKRTITRNLRKLENGGWLDIDRVGTQFHRETSFYELNLLKLQTEKNSVQGRGSKPLPGAQSPHLGGTESVNTKDTNNDENRKFENSYIEIDSLFR
- a CDS encoding tetratricopeptide repeat protein, encoding MMQIAAVVWWIISGTIAFGVVQPESFFAVIGFLILWWIIRWGGVLAGAFIVGAGVRAAEKRPRKREEEVPIEELQRQAAEEEDPMRLYELARSLDSRDSTAALATMERAAEMGLANAQYFLGVHYSIPFDDSQDYELAARWFRKAADQGFAAAQFKLGKAYYEGLGVNQSQSEALNWLRKAAELGNEYVRRKASDYISRVVKTRT
- a CDS encoding DUF4365 domain-containing protein, which encodes MSGPKISESQIIGNKGYQAFIANRPETWIVQDMSGDSDFGYDIFLQYYEDGRMKLPFHAQLKSSTKCSKLHGDGAYYSESLYGSTLNYFRKSGWPILLIYADLSDNVPAKDSKVFYSWIHEEFEEKLDGKSEFKDESSYTFRIPVSNQLTPETDISSFATRQVSTNIAVAKLIKISKQKLGSENPNQEGQFFSGLAILAQRLEGSTIAQIANEEIPDLVQKEAFASELHEIKSSIDNGRPDRALEQIEHLELETEGGAEALKARIQFLKGRAFAFKGIEEAALACYQMALSFDVTNEQYAVAVYESEIRASGDPINDGTICRILEDLEGTNSGKLALLKARLLASKDRFEEAHSILGESSCGETVVTRGIVCFQEGNYSESARILNRAIADGYLSERQQLLAEIFRLKSTAYELFGEYYQVLKLGKFDKSLQKAEARELWGWLVHCLQHLEQSGWPPNSELVVEVLANISSVTANQAEAHTWISRIRDSRGESDQTNSALAQISFELGRFDDAIKLLKSLPPNRMRAYNLAVCFYQVGDHTNLVDIVKNEISNQLVEDSDLHGGALCVGALAAHKLFEVTDEQEFVHELRKENDWREYLQLYEAFKRIEDSPLERHSILVELWDAYQLDRSASRIEESLLANLDASQKDQAEKIIQIIASIKERRHLQEFDVVKWTQALIELDQLDELLKVTSQAILDFEKSLHLRAIHAVALDLSGQSILAQKLLEDVLASDFSPAFVLEAYSSIAYRFGDTDLALKTLKSLIESTSDPLQKIYLLRNRFNLELFLGAGSSKLTRIALKIGELVDPKDEAQESIFLQLYLMSGVTRDEEGQSVGAEAFQSRLRQFTERFPDSKSLRSAEMDLGPSAPNIVEQINSAIGRSGSFQKLKEKSARELRFGVKLVPFIARPSDFLFEIPDVLYLWEVSKYSSKDAIEYHVQNRLGLDKNEIESKSVAGVPLLDLLTLIIAFDLGVLGLIFELFRKVAISKATIMYLRHLSHPVFGSQLSEKSKAISEELFKHLVQIDQPSSLAAKAGIDGNVGYNLLQDAKELVSRHGYSYICEDALARIWVCEGIDGSVSFDISDILVWCSTERLVSEIEHAQYIATLANWNLRGLLCRDKEVVALVGGALADWDGQSRAEELLMSDSYFVKMTNAIWDFTQPAASIFGSAARLGKELASQTGIVDGVLGAFNSVFVAKAIVRPDSRFSAVEAASMLLILQCQGLTAGDPEVKKIWNAFSYVVEREFGERMDQNKWESAIRGVGGMIAKVQVGKLDISSLEASAAETIFEVVKSGFTSDTHDYELLTKAYTDAVTYYVLNNSDETVPT
- a CDS encoding DUF262 domain-containing protein; this translates as MQSKVTEESNELTYDKFFNKQRRVSIPLFQRRYVWSKKNLDQLLDDISAIQDSQDSARFLGTVVAVSRPGSFGDYEEVEVVDGQQRLTTVYLFLAAISEVLCGLKAYKDAERIVTRFLIFQERDLEHTTTLFPSLEDRNEFQYIMQILRGIAGLSEELDPFEIRPPSVEGLEPPESRQEMLAQYFRIRRLLNGMVEDLESEQAAIEELKSLTEIVTTRLTFIFLKLRDPASAPLIFESLNEKGVKTTIGDLVRNEIFSKVYDEPARAKSVYSNNWQPFFSRFSGSFDDYLFPYCLCHDHTVAKSDCFQELRKLWKDLDEPDDVIADLSKYAETFLALELRKEGVLNECLDIRDALYRFHDANVPSSVFPFVFSCVKAFQESKCSKEDLLETLKIIESFLIRRAVCGIEPTGLHAVFKTLWSDIGRNVSPTEAAKKLKSITTQVWPEDSDVIHSVKTRPLYRSRVIRFLLHELEVSDGADMAGLDFEIEHVMPQALTSEWKNETGITEEEHERLKDTLGNLVTLSQPLNQKVRQSVFSKKRQEYRLKSKFALARSVADTHNEWTKRTIEVRNEQIGLWINQTWARD